Proteins encoded by one window of Magnetospirillum sp. WYHS-4:
- a CDS encoding cold-shock protein, whose protein sequence is MATGTVKWFNTQKGYGFIQPSDGSKDVFVHISAVERAGLRALNEGQAVSYDLLTERGKTAAGNLKLA, encoded by the coding sequence ATGGCTACCGGTACCGTAAAGTGGTTCAATACCCAGAAGGGCTATGGCTTCATCCAGCCCTCCGACGGGTCCAAGGACGTGTTCGTCCATATCAGCGCTGTCGAGCGCGCAGGGCTGCGAGCCCTCAACGAGGGGCAGGCCGTGTCCTACGACCTCCTCACCGAGCGCGGCAAGACCGCCGCTGGTAACCTCAAGCTCGCCTGA